The following proteins are co-located in the Candidatus Accumulibacter cognatus genome:
- a CDS encoding DUF2069 domain-containing protein — MRRGLYLMACSSLIALIFLCLAWELRLAPVQPGGSWLALKCLPLLAPLFGILHGRRYTYQWASMLILLYFTEGIVRATTEQGTGQWLAIAEVILALIFFGASVACARLTRPSAR, encoded by the coding sequence ATGCGCCGCGGTCTCTACCTGATGGCATGCAGCAGCCTGATTGCACTGATTTTTTTGTGTCTCGCATGGGAGTTGCGCCTCGCACCGGTCCAGCCTGGCGGTTCCTGGCTAGCCCTGAAGTGCCTGCCGCTGCTAGCGCCGCTGTTCGGTATACTGCACGGTCGCCGCTACACATACCAGTGGGCATCAATGCTGATCCTGCTCTATTTTACTGAGGGCATCGTGCGCGCCACCACCGAACAGGGTACCGGGCAGTGGCTGGCGATTGCCGAAGTCATCCTGGCGCTGATCTTCTTTGGCGCCAGCGTTGCCTGTGCCAGACTGACCCGCCCCTCGGCACGCTGA
- the wrbA gene encoding NAD(P)H:quinone oxidoreductase: MSEILVLYYSHRGSVRAIAQQIARGIESTGRATARLRTVPKVSSECSSSAPAVPAAGAPYVEAADLTECIGLALGSPTRFGNMAAPMKYFWDSTAAEWSAGTLAGKPACVFTSTASQHGGQESTLLSMMLPLLHHGMLLIGLPYTEMALSTTRSGGTPYGASHVAGGEGNPTLSDEERRLAFAQGRRLATIALKLDT, from the coding sequence ATGTCTGAGATTCTCGTTCTTTACTACAGCCATCGCGGTTCAGTGCGCGCCATTGCTCAGCAGATTGCCCGCGGCATCGAGTCAACCGGGCGCGCAACGGCGCGTCTGCGCACCGTCCCCAAGGTCTCGTCGGAGTGCAGCTCCAGCGCGCCGGCAGTGCCTGCTGCCGGCGCGCCCTATGTCGAAGCTGCCGATCTTACGGAATGCATTGGGCTGGCGCTCGGCAGCCCAACCCGCTTCGGGAACATGGCTGCACCAATGAAGTACTTTTGGGACAGTACCGCGGCCGAATGGTCTGCCGGAACACTGGCCGGAAAACCAGCCTGCGTGTTCACCTCTACCGCCAGTCAGCATGGCGGACAGGAGAGTACGCTGCTGTCGATGATGTTGCCGCTCCTTCATCACGGCATGCTGCTTATCGGCCTGCCTTATACCGAGATGGCACTTTCCACCACCCGCAGTGGCGGGACTCCTTATGGCGCCAGCCATGTCGCTGGTGGTGAAGGCAACCCGACACTCAGTGATGAAGAACGGCGTCTCGCTTTCGCGCAGGGGCGAAGACTCGCGACCATCGCCCTGAAGCTTGACACCTGA